In the Armatimonadota bacterium genome, one interval contains:
- a CDS encoding carboxypeptidase regulatory-like domain-containing protein — MIAIAVAMLPFVVSGCGGSSGFTGGSFPPALVGRVVDATSPVQKPIPGASVVITAVPQSGRAVNLSEVTNATGSFYFPRVDLGAATGAVTVSITPPTNAYRPEQVSFVMQQSINGDLLVCLDPSVGGHTGASLALPVESFKVGQTASLNAQLLDAAGKAVAVQPTVLALGNLGVVNPDGTFTAIASGSGVVAVFWYALPPVTQAITVTEPPVSTAPSGGATGASSGGTTTK, encoded by the coding sequence ATGATTGCCATCGCCGTCGCCATGTTGCCGTTCGTCGTCTCCGGATGCGGCGGCAGTTCAGGGTTCACGGGAGGCAGCTTTCCGCCGGCGCTGGTTGGCCGCGTCGTGGATGCAACCTCGCCGGTACAAAAGCCGATACCCGGCGCTTCCGTGGTGATTACTGCCGTTCCCCAGTCCGGACGGGCCGTCAATCTGAGCGAGGTTACCAACGCTACCGGGTCGTTCTACTTCCCGCGGGTTGACCTGGGAGCAGCAACGGGCGCTGTTACCGTGTCAATAACCCCGCCAACCAACGCATACCGGCCGGAGCAGGTCTCATTTGTCATGCAGCAGTCGATCAATGGCGATCTGCTAGTCTGTCTGGATCCCTCCGTCGGCGGCCACACCGGCGCAAGCCTCGCACTGCCCGTTGAGTCGTTCAAGGTTGGCCAGACCGCCTCGCTCAACGCGCAACTTCTCGATGCGGCCGGTAAGGCGGTAGCCGTTCAGCCGACCGTGCTTGCACTCGGCAACCTTGGTGTTGTCAACCCAGACGGAACGTTTACGGCCATCGCAAGCGGATCCGGCGTCGTCGCTGTGTTCTGGTACGCCTTGCCGCCTGTTACTCAGGCGATTACCGTTACCGAACCGCCCGTGAGCACTGCGCCATCCGGTGGCGCCACCGGTGCCTCCAGCGGTGGAACCACCACGAAATGA
- a CDS encoding inositol monophosphatase: MLPDRVEQVVDMDGLCALAVEAGALALQLCRNMNPAFKADGSYVTEVDRGVEDLIRIRLMRDYPEFGFLGEETGRSGKTDGPLWAVDPIDGTTNLVFGIPFWCVSIGLIDDGVAVAGAVCAPRLNTVWSAIRGGGAWQGNVQFMSRGRTSLHAEDTVGFTSAAIKNLDTGAMPGRVRCLGSIALDLVYAATGSLTALVGLREGAYDMAAALCIAAEAGCVAEYLAGGALDINRILAEGATHAPFVVGPAETVTTLRGLLVERSGPFRP; this comes from the coding sequence ATGCTGCCGGACCGCGTTGAGCAGGTTGTGGACATGGACGGTCTGTGTGCGCTCGCCGTGGAGGCTGGAGCGCTGGCCCTTCAGCTCTGCCGGAACATGAATCCGGCATTCAAGGCAGACGGCTCATACGTAACCGAAGTGGATCGCGGCGTGGAGGACCTTATCCGCATACGCCTGATGCGCGACTATCCCGAATTCGGGTTCCTCGGCGAGGAGACCGGCCGGAGCGGGAAGACCGACGGACCGCTATGGGCCGTGGATCCGATAGATGGCACCACTAACCTGGTATTCGGCATCCCGTTCTGGTGTGTATCTATTGGTTTGATCGACGATGGCGTCGCGGTGGCTGGGGCCGTTTGTGCTCCCAGGCTCAATACAGTGTGGTCGGCAATCCGCGGTGGTGGAGCATGGCAAGGCAATGTACAGTTCATGTCCCGCGGCCGGACCTCCCTGCATGCGGAGGATACGGTCGGATTCACAAGCGCCGCCATCAAGAATCTGGACACCGGCGCGATGCCTGGCCGAGTCCGTTGCCTCGGCAGCATCGCTCTCGATCTGGTATATGCCGCCACCGGCAGCCTGACGGCCTTGGTTGGCCTGCGCGAGGGCGCTTACGACATGGCCGCGGCTTTGTGCATCGCAGCGGAAGCCGGCTGTGTGGCCGAATACCTGGCCGGCGGCGCATTGGATATCAACAGGATTCTCGCAGAAGGCGCAACCCACGCGCCGTTTGTCGTCGGGCCGGCTGAGACCGTCACCACGCTCCGTGGCCTGTTGGTGGAGCGGTCCGGCCCGTTCAGGCCGTAG
- a CDS encoding RDD family protein, whose amino-acid sequence MPRTVEILTAEYVPVVYDAAGFVSRLAAFIIDFIIEVLLCMVIVAAIRLIVGASVGYFAFLANFGAALTFILIYAVLLGYGIFFEMLWSGVTPGKRLFHLRAMRRSGGRIDFLSSTIRNLLRFVDFGILNLPGGSVLILSGTPALAAMWFSSANQRIGDFAAGTVVVADRSVGSGSWMRPERPEAAVAAMTPYVHHLERLTPIEYRQIRQFVRKAADLTLPARAASAARIAVPIVRKLEITPPLTCQLDYFSVLAAIEWQWAKLHGLI is encoded by the coding sequence ATGCCGCGGACCGTTGAGATACTCACTGCCGAATATGTGCCGGTTGTTTACGATGCGGCCGGATTCGTGTCGCGGCTTGCGGCTTTCATCATCGACTTCATCATCGAGGTGCTGCTTTGTATGGTGATTGTGGCAGCAATACGGCTGATCGTTGGGGCGTCCGTTGGCTATTTTGCGTTTCTGGCCAATTTTGGCGCTGCCCTGACTTTCATTTTGATCTACGCCGTCTTGCTTGGGTACGGCATTTTTTTCGAGATGTTGTGGTCCGGCGTTACTCCCGGAAAGCGACTCTTTCACCTCCGGGCAATGCGTCGCAGTGGCGGCCGGATCGATTTCCTCTCCAGCACGATTCGCAATCTGCTGCGCTTTGTCGATTTCGGCATACTGAACTTGCCCGGGGGTTCCGTACTGATACTCAGCGGCACGCCGGCGCTTGCGGCAATGTGGTTCAGCAGTGCCAATCAGCGTATTGGCGACTTCGCGGCAGGGACCGTTGTAGTGGCCGATAGGTCGGTCGGCAGCGGAAGCTGGATGCGGCCCGAACGTCCGGAAGCTGCGGTCGCCGCGATGACGCCCTACGTGCATCATCTGGAGCGGCTGACGCCAATCGAGTACCGCCAAATCCGGCAATTCGTGCGCAAAGCCGCCGACCTCACGCTGCCTGCGCGCGCTGCTTCTGCGGCGCGCATTGCTGTACCGATCGTGAGGAAGCTGGAGATCACGCCGCCATTGACATGCCAGCTCGATTACTTTAGCGTGTTGGCAGCGATTGAATGGCAATGGGCCAAACTGCATGGCCTCATCTGA
- a CDS encoding helix-turn-helix domain-containing protein — protein MDLSTRSGRREQGLRIQGAIERAGMSAEELAGRVGCSRALVYQYLSGATLAQPDRLQRIASVCGVDLALFYQDDGPDVRRTPPPDVEDRLRSSLEALEALAQAQQSPADLHAAASACQQALTLAQQLNDTGARIRAFHRLGATRLALAEYPEAVEALSQAVSLSASSGDAGAEIAARQCLGAALISLGRDADAEAEFVRTSAGPTVSGRWRGTLSLGGIAEMRGDYATAMARFDDVAAMLEDAATAGELSAAELATGLLYVNMNRTNVYLDGGDFEGARTLAQQCLVDAESLGIAAQGLEARFNLAWCDFATGTLADSWRGLLALRQLARFLGDGGREAFANAWLAILLSAAGDADASVTCGKEGLAQALATGDRRAELYAQLGLADSYSADVRRRNEARYHATQALAVTVSQRQERGEIECRLRLARLAALEANRADLEHQASLALAAAHRLGARHLECIAMVWSGNSRLAASDVPEAERLGASANDLAREIGSAEGIWRSHSLLAASAARRGDTTAQEQHLRSSVDMLESLRAQLRIAGLPDTLMENGECLTVYAELLAVLRAAGRDDAVAELLELAAWPPLADEPGAIR, from the coding sequence ATGGATCTTTCTACGCGTTCGGGCAGGCGTGAGCAGGGGCTGCGCATTCAGGGAGCGATTGAGCGCGCCGGCATGTCGGCTGAAGAGTTGGCGGGCCGCGTCGGTTGCTCTCGAGCGCTTGTTTACCAGTATCTCTCCGGGGCCACTCTGGCTCAGCCCGATCGGCTGCAGCGGATTGCGTCGGTATGTGGCGTTGACCTGGCCCTCTTTTATCAGGATGACGGCCCAGACGTGCGCCGAACTCCGCCGCCCGATGTTGAAGATCGGTTGCGCTCCAGCCTGGAAGCCCTGGAAGCACTCGCACAAGCGCAGCAGTCGCCTGCAGACCTCCACGCGGCAGCATCCGCCTGCCAACAGGCTCTCACACTGGCCCAGCAGCTGAACGATACAGGCGCCCGCATTCGCGCCTTCCACAGGCTTGGCGCCACCCGGCTCGCTCTGGCCGAATACCCGGAAGCTGTGGAGGCACTTTCGCAGGCCGTTTCGCTCTCCGCATCGTCCGGCGACGCCGGCGCTGAGATCGCGGCGCGCCAGTGCCTGGGAGCCGCGCTTATCTCGCTTGGTCGGGACGCTGACGCCGAGGCGGAGTTTGTGCGCACCTCTGCGGGTCCGACCGTAAGCGGGCGTTGGCGCGGCACGCTGTCGCTCGGCGGAATTGCAGAGATGCGTGGCGACTATGCTACGGCAATGGCTCGCTTCGACGACGTAGCGGCGATGCTCGAAGACGCAGCGACCGCGGGCGAGCTTTCGGCCGCGGAACTGGCAACCGGCCTTCTGTACGTGAACATGAACCGCACGAATGTCTATCTGGATGGCGGTGACTTTGAAGGCGCGCGAACACTGGCTCAACAGTGCCTCGTGGATGCAGAATCGCTCGGCATTGCTGCCCAGGGACTGGAGGCGCGGTTCAACCTCGCATGGTGCGATTTCGCCACCGGGACGCTGGCCGATTCGTGGCGTGGGCTATTGGCTTTGCGGCAGCTGGCACGCTTTCTGGGAGATGGTGGTCGGGAGGCGTTTGCCAACGCCTGGCTTGCAATTCTGCTCAGCGCCGCTGGTGACGCCGATGCTTCGGTCACATGTGGCAAGGAGGGGCTGGCGCAAGCATTGGCTACCGGAGATCGGCGCGCCGAACTGTATGCCCAGTTGGGACTTGCCGATTCCTACTCGGCGGATGTGCGAAGGCGTAACGAAGCCCGGTACCATGCTACGCAGGCGCTTGCGGTAACCGTGTCGCAGCGTCAAGAGCGAGGCGAGATCGAGTGTCGCTTGCGGCTAGCTCGACTTGCCGCGCTGGAGGCCAATCGTGCGGACCTCGAGCACCAGGCCAGCCTGGCACTGGCCGCAGCCCATCGATTGGGAGCTCGCCATCTGGAATGCATCGCGATGGTTTGGTCAGGAAATAGCCGGCTTGCGGCGTCGGATGTGCCGGAAGCCGAGCGCCTTGGTGCATCGGCTAATGACCTGGCCCGAGAGATCGGTTCTGCGGAGGGTATCTGGCGCAGCCACTCACTGCTTGCCGCCTCTGCAGCCCGGCGCGGAGACACTACTGCCCAGGAGCAGCACCTGCGCAGCAGCGTCGATATGCTGGAGTCGCTGCGCGCACAACTCCGTATTGCCGGTCTGCCGGATACACTGATGGAGAATGGGGAGTGTCTCACAGTCTACGCTGAGCTGCTTGCAGTTCTGCGGGCAGCCGGCAGAGACGATGCCGTTGCGGAACTGCTGGAACTGGCCGCGTGGCCGCCACTTGCGGATGAGCCGGGCGCGATACGCTGA
- the zwf gene encoding glucose-6-phosphate dehydrogenase codes for MTTSESAPAVVDARAAAGTAQGGSILERPSDPCTLVIFGASGDLTHRKLIPALYNLSCAHMLPERCAVIGFAVSPMEDRTFREAMEEAIRSSDEADTYDEAVCSAFINSLHYITADFEGAAGYEALSAKLEEIEKAHGDAPNRLFYLATPPSFYGDIVARLGEHNLVQKGISSGNGWTRVIIEKPFGHDLATAEKLNQDIHTVLDEEQIYRIDHYLGKETVQNILAFRFANTVIEPIWNRQYIDHVQITAAETLGVEHRAAYYEEAGCLRDMFQNHLLQLLSTVAMEPPVRYAGSSVRDRKADVLRSIVPINPESLTDIVVRGQYGPGNIDGGVASGYRQEDGVSPTSYTETFVALKLCVDNWRWADVPFYLRSGKRLRSKTTEIAIQFKRVPSLFFQFSPEDVIEPNHIVIRIYPDEGISLHFGAKLPGPTMHLRQVEMNFSYATAFKAQRATAYETLLLDAMHGDPTLFNRDDAVETAWAVLQPIMDVWSASRPFQPFPNYAAGSWGPEQSEELLRRDGRAWRNNPAPAPAR; via the coding sequence ATGACTACTTCGGAATCTGCTCCTGCCGTGGTCGACGCTCGCGCAGCGGCCGGTACCGCGCAGGGCGGCTCGATCCTGGAGCGCCCATCGGACCCATGCACGCTCGTTATCTTTGGCGCTTCCGGCGACCTGACACACCGGAAACTGATCCCTGCGCTCTACAACCTCTCCTGCGCGCATATGCTCCCCGAACGATGCGCGGTGATCGGATTCGCCGTGTCGCCGATGGAGGACCGGACGTTTCGGGAAGCGATGGAGGAAGCAATCCGCAGCAGCGACGAGGCCGATACATACGATGAAGCCGTCTGCAGCGCGTTCATCAACTCACTTCACTACATCACCGCAGATTTCGAGGGCGCTGCCGGATATGAGGCACTGTCGGCCAAGCTGGAAGAGATAGAAAAGGCACACGGGGATGCGCCAAACCGGTTGTTCTACCTGGCGACTCCGCCGAGCTTTTACGGAGATATAGTTGCCCGCCTGGGTGAGCATAACCTGGTGCAAAAAGGCATCTCCAGCGGCAACGGCTGGACCCGGGTGATTATCGAAAAGCCATTCGGCCACGACCTGGCGACAGCCGAGAAGCTCAACCAGGACATTCATACCGTTCTCGACGAGGAGCAGATCTACCGCATCGATCACTACCTCGGCAAAGAGACCGTGCAGAACATTTTGGCGTTCCGGTTCGCCAATACCGTGATCGAACCGATATGGAATCGGCAGTACATCGACCACGTGCAGATTACGGCAGCCGAAACACTCGGTGTGGAACACCGGGCGGCCTACTATGAGGAAGCCGGCTGCCTGCGCGACATGTTTCAGAACCACCTGCTGCAGTTGCTCTCTACAGTTGCCATGGAGCCGCCTGTGCGATATGCCGGCTCGAGCGTGCGGGATCGCAAGGCCGACGTCCTGCGCTCCATCGTGCCAATCAATCCGGAGAGCCTGACCGACATCGTGGTTCGCGGACAGTACGGTCCTGGCAATATCGACGGTGGTGTTGCAAGCGGTTACCGACAGGAGGATGGTGTTTCACCTACGTCCTACACGGAGACGTTTGTGGCGCTGAAGCTGTGTGTGGACAACTGGCGCTGGGCCGATGTGCCGTTCTATCTGCGCTCCGGAAAGCGGCTGCGCTCCAAGACGACGGAGATTGCCATTCAGTTCAAGCGCGTGCCAAGCTTGTTTTTTCAGTTCAGTCCGGAGGATGTGATCGAACCGAACCACATCGTGATCCGGATCTACCCGGATGAAGGGATATCGCTTCATTTCGGGGCCAAACTGCCGGGACCAACCATGCACCTCCGGCAGGTGGAGATGAACTTCAGCTATGCCACGGCGTTCAAGGCGCAGCGCGCTACGGCCTACGAGACGCTGCTTCTAGATGCGATGCACGGCGACCCTACCCTTTTTAACCGGGACGACGCCGTAGAGACCGCATGGGCGGTACTGCAGCCGATTATGGACGTATGGAGCGCGTCAAGGCCTTTTCAGCCATTTCCGAACTATGCCGCAGGCTCGTGGGGCCCGGAGCAGTCGGAGGAACTCTTGCGCCGCGATGGACGCGCTTGGCGCAACAATCCGGCGCCCGCCCCAGCCCGTTAA
- a CDS encoding gamma-glutamyl-gamma-aminobutyrate hydrolase family protein (Members of this family of hydrolases with an active site Cys residue belong to MEROPS family C26.), with product MKLILYIGFAQPDEWEGWAGTYARHARRFEEASGALAIVVPYHQIDTARIAQLRPHAVVMSGFARSFEAYTADELEGAVEWLSAPQLPTLALCGSHQLLGKVMLHGQLWRSKLQDEPMRRLRDGEPICNPDYHPEYYMERGVYRMELTEEGRTDPLFSGIAEPAFVESHYCELKRVPDGFDLLASTSDCRIQAMRRRGSVVYGLQFHPEDASARFPAGAQLLQNFFRTAGAAVEGATA from the coding sequence ATGAAACTGATTCTCTACATCGGCTTTGCACAGCCGGACGAGTGGGAGGGTTGGGCAGGCACCTATGCCAGGCACGCGCGCCGATTTGAGGAGGCATCCGGGGCTCTCGCAATAGTAGTGCCGTATCACCAAATCGACACCGCTCGCATCGCGCAGCTGCGCCCGCATGCCGTGGTGATGAGTGGGTTTGCACGTTCGTTTGAGGCGTACACAGCCGATGAACTGGAAGGGGCCGTAGAGTGGCTTTCGGCTCCGCAGTTGCCAACATTGGCCCTTTGCGGAAGCCACCAGCTGCTGGGCAAGGTGATGCTGCATGGCCAGTTGTGGAGAAGCAAATTGCAAGATGAGCCGATGCGCAGACTACGCGACGGCGAACCGATCTGCAATCCCGACTACCATCCCGAATACTATATGGAACGTGGTGTATACCGGATGGAGTTAACCGAGGAGGGCAGAACCGACCCGCTGTTCAGCGGAATAGCCGAACCAGCCTTCGTTGAGTCGCACTATTGCGAGTTGAAACGCGTGCCCGATGGATTTGATTTGCTGGCCTCAACATCCGATTGCCGTATTCAGGCAATGCGCCGCCGCGGATCGGTGGTGTACGGTCTGCAGTTTCATCCTGAAGACGCGTCCGCGCGCTTTCCTGCCGGCGCACAGTTGCTTCAGAACTTCTTCCGCACTGCCGGCGCCGCCGTGGAGGGCGCTACGGCCTGA